One Lysinibacillus sp. OF-1 DNA segment encodes these proteins:
- a CDS encoding 2,3-butanediol dehydrogenase, whose amino-acid sequence MKAAKFYGIQDIRVEEAQLPALEPGMVKVKVAFAGICGSDLHEYVGGAYAFRTQPVLGHEFAGVVVEVAAGVTQIKIGDRVAVEPPIPCGKCNNCRRGYTNLCKRGQSYGYTISGGFAEYAIVQEENIHHLPDDMSLELGALVEPTAVAVHAVRQSQLKLGDTAAIFGAGPIGLLVLQAVKAAGASEIFVVEVSDERRQKALELGATYVINPIDTDAVAFIREKTNGGVDVAYDAAGVQATFTSGVSAVHPGGEFKIVSVWERPVEFNPNAVVSPEVKISGSFAYVNIFPEVIRLLARGVIDGQAVITSQIALEDIVEKGFEALTKDRSQCKILVNMNL is encoded by the coding sequence ATGAAAGCAGCAAAATTTTACGGTATTCAAGATATTCGAGTAGAGGAAGCACAATTGCCAGCACTAGAACCAGGCATGGTAAAAGTAAAAGTCGCATTTGCAGGAATTTGTGGTAGTGATTTACATGAATATGTAGGGGGTGCCTATGCATTTCGTACACAACCTGTATTAGGTCATGAATTTGCAGGTGTTGTTGTAGAGGTCGCAGCAGGTGTTACTCAAATAAAAATAGGGGATCGTGTAGCAGTGGAGCCACCGATTCCTTGTGGAAAATGTAATAATTGTCGACGTGGGTATACTAACTTATGTAAACGTGGACAATCCTACGGTTATACGATTTCAGGTGGATTTGCTGAATATGCTATTGTGCAGGAAGAAAATATTCACCACCTTCCGGATGACATGAGCCTAGAGCTAGGCGCACTTGTTGAACCTACAGCAGTAGCCGTTCATGCAGTGCGTCAAAGTCAATTAAAGCTGGGCGATACAGCAGCTATTTTTGGCGCAGGTCCTATTGGTTTATTAGTCTTACAGGCTGTGAAGGCAGCGGGGGCAAGTGAAATTTTTGTCGTGGAGGTTTCTGATGAACGACGCCAAAAAGCACTTGAATTAGGCGCAACCTATGTCATCAATCCAATTGACACAGATGCTGTCGCGTTTATTCGTGAAAAAACAAATGGTGGGGTGGATGTTGCGTATGATGCAGCAGGTGTGCAGGCAACGTTTACAAGTGGTGTCAGTGCGGTACATCCAGGCGGCGAATTTAAAATCGTTAGCGTCTGGGAAAGACCAGTAGAATTTAATCCAAATGCGGTCGTTTCTCCAGAAGTGAAAATTAGTGGCTCATTTGCTTATGTTAATATTTTCCCCGAAGTAATTCGTCTACTCGCTCGTGGGGTCATTGATGGTCAAGCTGTTATTACAAGCCAAATCGCTTTAGAGGATATTGTGGAAAAAGGTTTTGAAGCATTAACGAAAGACCGTAGTCAATGTAAAATTCTTGTCAATATGAATCTATAA
- a CDS encoding ATP-grasp domain-containing protein: MIYLKAIVFIGTNKSGSSREATRAAEKLGYFTVLFTNNEKQLQQRRAYPDIHKMILIDTLNIERMKEEIDKLGKTGLEIKSIVSFVDPFVHVASMLCDEFCHNYASSTAIEMMEDKEKTRNFLKDQPYSPKFSLLKPQEPIAKNLTFPLIVKSPKSTGSKDVLLATDAEQLNHHLKALRSKNPYESIMIEEYLDGPQYLVEAVVYQQQPHVIGIIEQEITQGKRFIITGYGVLVKAPQDIQSGIEEVLHSIVKAFDIENGALHLELRLTQNGWKLIEINPRISGGAMNNMLQAALGFSLVEETLKLLLGEQPNLEPRHKKFVYTKYVIVESKGILEKVIGKARATRSTGVVEVYVKPRKGTLLMPPLSMGHRYAYVIAEGSTLREARNHATNAAKEIKFILRV; this comes from the coding sequence GTGATATACCTGAAAGCCATTGTATTTATCGGTACAAACAAATCCGGGTCTAGTCGTGAAGCAACGAGAGCAGCAGAAAAACTAGGCTACTTCACAGTACTTTTCACAAATAATGAAAAACAACTTCAGCAGCGACGTGCCTACCCCGACATCCACAAAATGATACTCATTGATACTTTGAATATAGAGAGAATGAAAGAGGAAATTGATAAACTAGGGAAAACCGGATTAGAGATTAAAAGTATCGTTAGTTTTGTTGATCCATTTGTCCATGTTGCTTCTATGCTATGTGATGAATTTTGTCATAACTATGCATCCTCCACTGCTATTGAAATGATGGAGGATAAAGAGAAAACAAGAAATTTTTTAAAAGACCAACCATACTCACCAAAGTTTTCACTTCTGAAGCCCCAGGAACCTATTGCTAAAAATTTGACCTTCCCATTAATCGTAAAATCACCAAAATCAACAGGTTCAAAAGATGTATTATTAGCAACAGATGCAGAGCAACTTAATCATCACCTCAAAGCATTACGCAGTAAAAATCCCTACGAATCCATCATGATTGAAGAATATTTGGATGGTCCACAATATTTAGTAGAAGCGGTTGTGTACCAACAACAACCACATGTCATTGGCATTATTGAACAGGAAATTACGCAAGGAAAACGATTTATTATTACAGGCTACGGTGTTTTAGTTAAAGCTCCGCAAGACATCCAATCAGGAATCGAAGAGGTACTCCATTCCATTGTGAAGGCCTTTGATATCGAAAATGGAGCACTCCATTTAGAGCTTCGATTAACGCAAAATGGATGGAAGCTTATCGAAATCAATCCACGGATTTCTGGTGGTGCCATGAACAATATGCTACAGGCAGCACTAGGATTTAGTTTAGTGGAAGAAACATTGAAACTATTACTTGGTGAACAGCCTAATCTCGAGCCAAGACATAAAAAATTTGTTTATACAAAATATGTTATTGTGGAAAGTAAAGGCATTTTAGAGAAGGTGATTGGCAAGGCAAGAGCGACAAGATCAACAGGTGTCGTAGAAGTGTATGTCAAACCGAGAAAAGGGACACTGCTAATGCCACCTTTATCGATGGGACATCGTTATGCTTATGTAATTGCAGAAGGGTCAACATTGAGGGAAGCTAGAAATCATGCAACAAATGCAGCAAAAGAAATTAAATTTATTTTGAGAGTTTGA
- a CDS encoding C40 family peptidase, whose protein sequence is MNKRFLSTTLALTIGFSSFGMVHTAIQPIQVEAATTNAQNNAQAVAAKADQLIQTGKSLMGQATYSNSVYKSTYPYKFSCASFLMYIFEKNGVDLGTYNENYMIQQGTYVARNQLQKGDLVFFKSKKTGTDPDHVGMYIGDNKIIHMADSKQNIVISDLNSKPYYTENYVSARRVLPTLLSANPATKGDKIVENALTYKNKVTIGTSTSESSLRFTAPAFVDFIYRKSGVTLGATTLSNLMNQGSTVARANLRKGDLVFFNSVKGSKTPSLVGIYAGDHRIIIPNSDGVMTRVLFVDYYTEHYITAKRVFSDSNSSPSVSAPSASTSANQIIATATGLTSKAKFGYTYNESALTFTSAGFTYYVFKKHGIDLKDKLASKQALVGTRIQKSQLQKGDLLFFSTNNGGQDITQTGIYLGNNQYISMTTNGIVKQNISSTWAQKNFVTARRVLK, encoded by the coding sequence ATGAATAAACGATTTTTATCTACAACACTTGCCTTAACAATTGGCTTCAGTTCATTCGGAATGGTGCACACAGCCATCCAGCCGATACAGGTCGAGGCTGCTACAACAAATGCTCAAAACAACGCACAGGCTGTTGCAGCGAAAGCAGATCAACTCATTCAGACAGGGAAAAGCTTGATGGGTCAAGCGACATATAGCAATTCGGTTTACAAGTCTACATATCCATATAAATTTTCTTGTGCTTCATTTTTAATGTACATCTTTGAGAAAAATGGTGTAGACCTTGGGACATATAATGAAAATTATATGATTCAGCAAGGGACATATGTAGCAAGGAACCAATTACAAAAAGGCGATTTAGTGTTCTTTAAAAGTAAAAAAACAGGGACTGACCCCGATCATGTCGGCATGTATATCGGTGACAATAAAATCATCCACATGGCTGATTCCAAACAAAATATTGTCATTTCTGATTTAAACAGTAAGCCGTATTATACAGAAAACTATGTATCTGCACGTAGAGTATTGCCTACCCTACTATCAGCCAATCCTGCAACAAAAGGCGATAAAATTGTAGAGAATGCCCTGACGTATAAAAACAAAGTAACGATTGGCACTTCAACAAGCGAGTCAAGCCTACGCTTCACAGCTCCAGCATTTGTTGATTTCATCTATCGTAAAAGTGGCGTGACACTCGGCGCTACTACGTTAAGCAATTTAATGAACCAAGGATCAACAGTGGCTCGTGCTAATTTGAGAAAGGGCGATTTAGTCTTCTTTAATAGTGTTAAAGGCTCTAAGACACCTTCGCTTGTAGGGATTTATGCGGGCGATCATCGAATCATCATTCCTAATTCAGACGGTGTGATGACAAGAGTGTTATTTGTAGATTATTATACTGAACATTATATTACAGCGAAGCGCGTTTTCTCTGATTCCAACTCATCTCCCAGTGTAAGTGCACCTTCAGCTAGTACTTCAGCCAATCAAATTATTGCAACAGCTACCGGGTTAACAAGCAAAGCAAAATTCGGCTATACGTACAACGAAAGTGCACTGACTTTTACAAGTGCTGGTTTTACGTACTATGTCTTTAAAAAGCATGGTATTGATTTAAAGGATAAGCTAGCAAGTAAGCAAGCTCTAGTAGGGACACGTATCCAAAAATCACAGCTTCAAAAAGGTGATTTACTGTTCTTCTCAACGAATAATGGTGGACAAGATATCACGCAAACTGGTATTTATTTAGGAAATAATCAATATATTAGTATGACTACTAATGGTATTGTGAAACAAAACATTTCTTCCACTTGGGCACAAAAGAATTTTGTAACAGCTCGACGTGTTTTAAAATAA
- a CDS encoding YheC/YheD family protein, which yields MTIIGMLHHRLDPTTVLKSYAYAAVAKAEGAQFFYFTPKSVDFAKRSIQAKIYENGEWQEKTMPFPDVIYNAGSPEKLSVSKDIIDRLKEEIPFTTYSIGNKWNVMKRLKEAKEFEQYLIPSEIVKDVDLFHKFINYYKRVVFKPIDGRKGKGIYFITKAGTKHFEVRKDSTNTVYSKPQLDALIKEQLASGTFIMQPYIQSVTKSGQVYDFRLHVQKNGEGKWVVTTVYPRIAPNGSIIPNINNGGYTNYLDPFLEQEFKEEAYNIRRMLEHFSLALAHHLDEIQMVKFGEVIDEIGIDVGLDQQQKIWMYEVNWRPGCPPAFYLELDVVIHSIRYAMYLAKNQKPLKKKIVQQKSKQQADKKNLPIIAITGSAGKTTTKAFVGSILSKKWNVFESKDYWNTTEHTKKHKEEINDTHQAVVLEYGMAYPGIITNHCSIIQPNISIVTNIGLAHVGNFDGDVRGVAKAKSELIHGMDQQGLLIVNQDDDNSRYLETEQFKGKILTVGIKKEADYRAYDLQYKDIGMSFKMKLHGEEIEMYIPILGEHHVYNALNAVAVADLLGFTPFEIQAGLNFKKPPRRLTIYNLRDDITVIDDTVHSHPQGVRAAIDVLTNIAKERKVAIIGQMRELGVLREEEYKKVGEYIYEVGIDEFITYGFRTEEMSNAAIAKGMDPSKVHHFINKDELHVLLETLVEPHDTILVKGASKTNMFETVKFLDETFKEE from the coding sequence ATGACGATTATTGGTATGCTGCATCATCGACTTGATCCAACTACAGTTCTCAAGTCATATGCCTATGCAGCAGTTGCGAAAGCAGAAGGGGCACAGTTTTTTTACTTCACCCCTAAAAGTGTTGACTTTGCCAAACGCTCCATTCAAGCAAAGATCTATGAGAATGGCGAGTGGCAGGAAAAAACGATGCCCTTTCCTGATGTGATCTATAATGCGGGGAGCCCAGAGAAATTATCTGTTTCTAAAGATATTATCGATCGTTTAAAAGAAGAGATTCCATTTACGACCTATTCGATAGGGAATAAATGGAATGTCATGAAGCGATTGAAGGAAGCAAAGGAATTTGAACAGTATTTGATTCCATCGGAAATTGTAAAGGATGTCGATTTATTTCACAAGTTCATTAATTATTATAAACGGGTTGTCTTCAAGCCGATTGATGGACGTAAGGGGAAGGGCATTTATTTTATTACGAAGGCGGGAACTAAGCATTTCGAGGTTCGAAAGGATAGCACCAATACGGTTTATTCAAAGCCTCAATTAGATGCATTGATAAAGGAGCAGCTTGCGTCTGGTACGTTTATTATGCAGCCCTATATTCAATCGGTCACAAAGTCGGGTCAGGTTTATGATTTCCGTTTGCATGTTCAGAAAAATGGTGAAGGGAAATGGGTAGTGACGACAGTGTACCCACGAATTGCACCAAATGGTTCCATCATACCGAATATTAATAATGGGGGCTATACGAATTATTTAGATCCATTTTTAGAACAGGAATTTAAGGAAGAGGCTTATAATATTCGGCGAATGCTGGAGCATTTCTCCTTAGCGCTAGCTCATCACCTGGATGAAATTCAAATGGTGAAGTTTGGGGAAGTGATTGATGAAATTGGGATTGATGTTGGCCTAGATCAGCAGCAAAAAATTTGGATGTATGAGGTCAATTGGCGACCAGGCTGTCCTCCTGCCTTTTACTTGGAGCTAGATGTGGTCATTCATTCCATCCGCTATGCGATGTATCTTGCGAAAAATCAAAAACCTCTAAAAAAGAAAATTGTCCAACAAAAAAGTAAGCAACAGGCTGACAAGAAAAACTTGCCGATTATTGCCATTACGGGAAGTGCAGGCAAAACAACAACAAAGGCATTTGTGGGCTCGATTTTATCGAAAAAGTGGAATGTTTTTGAGTCGAAGGATTATTGGAATACGACTGAGCATACGAAAAAGCATAAGGAAGAAATCAATGATACACATCAGGCTGTCGTATTAGAGTATGGTATGGCCTACCCAGGTATTATTACCAACCACTGTAGTATAATTCAGCCGAATATTAGTATTGTAACGAATATTGGCTTAGCGCATGTGGGGAACTTTGATGGGGATGTAAGAGGCGTTGCTAAGGCGAAGTCCGAATTGATTCATGGTATGGATCAGCAGGGCTTACTCATTGTCAATCAAGATGATGACAATTCCAGATACTTAGAGACAGAGCAATTTAAAGGGAAAATCTTGACGGTGGGTATTAAAAAAGAAGCCGATTATCGTGCCTATGATTTGCAGTATAAGGATATTGGCATGTCCTTTAAAATGAAGCTACATGGGGAAGAAATCGAAATGTATATTCCAATTTTAGGGGAACATCATGTTTACAATGCGCTCAATGCAGTGGCAGTGGCAGATCTTTTAGGGTTCACGCCCTTTGAAATTCAGGCGGGGCTCAACTTTAAAAAACCACCAAGACGTTTAACGATCTATAACTTGCGTGATGATATTACGGTCATTGATGATACGGTTCACTCTCATCCACAAGGGGTTCGAGCTGCGATTGATGTACTAACGAATATCGCGAAGGAACGGAAAGTAGCGATTATTGGACAAATGCGAGAGCTCGGCGTCTTGAGGGAGGAAGAATATAAAAAGGTTGGGGAGTACATTTACGAGGTAGGCATTGATGAATTCATTACCTATGGCTTTAGGACGGAAGAAATGAGCAATGCCGCCATTGCGAAGGGCATGGACCCATCCAAGGTACATCATTTTATCAATAAAGACGAATTGCATGTCCTACTAGAAACATTGGTAGAGCCTCATGATACCATTCTTGTAAAAGGTGCTAGTAAAACGAATATGTTTGAAACTGTGAAATTTTTAGACGAAACGTTTAAGGAAGAATGA
- a CDS encoding Mur ligase family protein, whose translation MQPISVQKLRTVLQGKLIHGSEQWSVQQAIYYNRHDLTKSHSLMFVSRNDKINWQEVDRKGPSLIISDKPSTELKSALANTTVLQVKSVAQAYWTFIEYYRGLFQIPVVALTGTCGKTTTKEMLKHIASKHWQVQASVSSKNEPRQSLPYLTGIEEKTQAAIFELGLGNTGNIKHQCMIYQPTIGIITNIGVHHLDGCLNLEGYIKAKAEIVEGIKEDGTLIINADDTNIKKISLKKFKGKIIKFGLHETADFKATNVEFANTGMKFTLEVDAITYNVFVPGYGEHQVYNALAAIAACREMGLTIRQAIAGLRTFKQMARHLEFTTGLGDSTIIDDTWTNNPTSVEAALKVLDTVGKEKKVILVLGDIKRLGNFEEKYHREIGSMVAERKIDTLITIGKRAEKIADQAQKDGTSAEVHTFKEVTGVLELLKPKLDADTIVLIKGPMSSRSMIEFANTLKNSS comes from the coding sequence TTGCAACCCATTAGTGTGCAAAAACTTAGAACCGTTCTACAAGGAAAGCTCATTCATGGATCAGAACAATGGTCTGTGCAGCAGGCCATTTACTATAATCGGCATGACCTAACAAAAAGTCATTCCCTCATGTTTGTTAGTCGAAACGATAAAATCAACTGGCAAGAGGTTGATCGGAAGGGACCGTCTTTAATCATCTCCGATAAACCGTCTACAGAATTGAAAAGCGCTTTAGCTAATACAACCGTTTTACAAGTGAAAAGTGTTGCACAGGCCTACTGGACATTTATCGAGTATTATCGTGGTCTTTTTCAAATTCCTGTTGTGGCTTTAACAGGAACTTGTGGTAAAACAACGACAAAAGAGATGCTAAAACATATCGCTAGTAAGCATTGGCAAGTGCAGGCATCCGTTAGCAGTAAAAACGAGCCAAGGCAATCATTGCCTTATTTAACGGGTATTGAAGAAAAAACACAAGCCGCTATCTTTGAATTAGGTTTAGGCAACACAGGGAATATTAAACATCAGTGTATGATCTATCAACCGACTATTGGTATTATTACAAATATTGGTGTGCATCATTTAGATGGCTGTCTCAACCTAGAAGGCTATATAAAGGCCAAGGCAGAAATTGTGGAAGGCATTAAGGAAGATGGTACGTTAATTATTAATGCCGATGATACCAACATCAAAAAAATTTCGCTGAAAAAGTTTAAGGGGAAAATTATTAAGTTTGGTTTACATGAGACGGCAGACTTTAAAGCGACGAATGTAGAGTTTGCCAATACGGGCATGAAGTTTACTTTAGAAGTAGATGCTATCACGTACAATGTATTTGTCCCTGGCTACGGAGAGCATCAAGTCTATAATGCATTAGCCGCGATTGCAGCTTGTCGTGAAATGGGGCTGACAATTCGTCAGGCTATAGCTGGGTTACGAACGTTTAAACAGATGGCAAGACATTTAGAATTTACGACAGGGCTTGGTGACAGTACGATTATTGATGATACGTGGACAAATAACCCGACATCTGTAGAGGCAGCTCTAAAAGTGCTAGATACGGTAGGAAAAGAGAAGAAAGTCATTCTCGTTCTAGGGGATATTAAACGATTAGGTAATTTTGAAGAAAAATACCATCGCGAAATTGGCTCCATGGTAGCAGAAAGAAAGATTGATACATTAATTACTATCGGCAAAAGGGCGGAAAAGATTGCCGATCAAGCTCAAAAAGATGGAACCAGCGCAGAGGTTCATACGTTTAAAGAGGTAACAGGCGTTTTAGAATTATTGAAACCAAAGCTCGATGCAGACACAATTGTCCTAATAAAAGGACCGATGTCGAGTAGATCAATGATTGAATTTGCCAATACGCTTAAAAACTCATCCTAG
- a CDS encoding VOC family protein, which yields MIIGLHHVQITIPQGLEEQGKAFYCQVLGLQELEKPGSLKGRGGFWLQLGQQEVHVGTEDGFDRLTTKAHIAYQVEDIEYWKRKLAEHQIDILDSVPIPHYERFEFRDPFGNRVEMIQKLR from the coding sequence ATGATTATCGGTTTACATCATGTGCAAATTACCATTCCACAAGGATTAGAGGAGCAGGGGAAAGCTTTTTATTGTCAGGTTTTAGGTTTGCAGGAATTGGAGAAGCCTGGGTCGCTGAAGGGACGAGGCGGATTCTGGTTACAGCTTGGTCAGCAGGAGGTTCATGTGGGCACGGAAGATGGCTTTGATCGCTTGACAACAAAGGCGCATATTGCGTATCAAGTAGAAGATATTGAGTACTGGAAGAGGAAACTAGCAGAACATCAAATAGACATACTGGATTCTGTGCCAATCCCTCATTATGAGCGATTTGAATTTCGAGATCCGTTTGGTAATCGCGTCGAAATGATTCAAAAATTAAGATAA
- a CDS encoding Mur ligase family protein, with product MKPLSVKNLAMITAGYLVQGSEDVLIQHGAYRLKQVKKSNTALFTSKRIVNWKSLEPLSPLVLVTDRAYRPNDIPNQVIMIQVANAEEAYWKFVHFYRNQFHIPIVAITGTSGKTTTKEMIKHLLSADRKVTATTLSSNSRTASLQYLLGIEEETEAAVFETAVGSPGDVTNAGKYFKPTIGIITNIGAHHLNYCKTLEGYIQAKGEMLDIIHPKGTLIINAEDSNTQKLDISRFRGRLLKVGKHESCDFRASHIHYYQKGMKFVLQHNKKNYDILVPGFGEHQVYNALAAIAAVYDMGMPIPVAAKLLQSFRQLKKQLQLFEGINHSMLLDDTWSITTTSLEAALKVLNELGDGKKKIAVIGTITDLGSWGYIIHEQAGELIKRIGVDVLITIGEHARIMADHAVKLGFSESVYTFKNSTLVYPLLQKIVDDNTIVLIKGDMYSKQISKLAAELKLKPTPPAD from the coding sequence ATGAAGCCTCTTTCGGTGAAAAATTTAGCAATGATTACGGCAGGCTATCTAGTGCAAGGGTCAGAGGATGTACTGATTCAGCATGGGGCTTATCGATTAAAACAAGTGAAAAAGTCCAATACGGCACTATTTACAAGTAAACGTATTGTGAATTGGAAAAGTCTTGAGCCGCTTTCTCCTCTAGTGCTAGTGACCGATAGAGCTTATCGGCCAAATGACATTCCAAACCAAGTCATTATGATACAGGTAGCGAATGCAGAAGAGGCCTATTGGAAATTTGTTCATTTTTATCGCAATCAGTTTCATATTCCGATTGTAGCGATTACAGGTACTTCAGGTAAAACAACGACAAAAGAGATGATTAAACATCTTCTTTCTGCTGATCGGAAAGTGACAGCAACGACATTAAGCAGTAATTCTAGAACCGCTTCATTGCAATATTTATTGGGCATTGAGGAAGAAACAGAGGCAGCCGTCTTTGAAACAGCAGTTGGCTCGCCAGGAGATGTCACGAATGCGGGAAAATATTTTAAACCGACCATAGGGATTATTACTAATATCGGAGCTCACCACTTAAACTATTGCAAAACATTAGAAGGCTATATACAAGCAAAGGGAGAAATGCTAGATATCATTCACCCCAAAGGTACATTAATTATTAATGCGGAAGATAGCAATACGCAGAAGCTAGATATTTCTAGATTCCGTGGTCGTTTGCTTAAAGTAGGGAAGCATGAGTCCTGTGATTTTCGAGCAAGTCATATCCACTACTATCAAAAAGGGATGAAATTCGTTCTTCAGCACAATAAAAAAAACTATGACATTCTTGTGCCAGGATTTGGAGAACACCAGGTCTATAATGCGCTTGCTGCCATCGCAGCCGTCTATGACATGGGAATGCCCATTCCAGTCGCAGCCAAACTACTCCAATCATTCCGTCAATTGAAAAAACAATTACAACTTTTTGAGGGCATCAATCATTCCATGCTATTGGATGATACCTGGAGTATTACAACCACTTCCTTGGAGGCAGCCTTAAAAGTGTTGAATGAGCTAGGAGATGGCAAGAAAAAGATTGCTGTCATTGGTACGATTACCGACTTAGGTTCATGGGGTTATATTATTCACGAGCAAGCGGGGGAATTAATAAAACGCATTGGCGTGGATGTCTTGATTACCATAGGGGAGCATGCAAGGATTATGGCTGATCATGCAGTCAAGTTAGGATTTAGCGAGTCTGTCTATACATTTAAAAATAGTACACTCGTCTATCCGTTATTGCAGAAGATTGTCGATGACAATACGATTGTGCTCATAAAGGGAGATATGTATAGCAAACAGATTTCTAAACTAGCAGCGGAGCTAAAGCTGAAACCTACCCCACCTGCTGATTAG
- a CDS encoding TetR/AcrR family transcriptional regulator — protein MNNCFERLFKKEVSTVDQKENVSKEKNKEVKDQILQAAKSLFSSRGYDGTTVRQICDEANVSLALVSYHFGGKENVFNALFEPLRHTFMNAHYDIHDSLGALRSFCRNFVLYRIHEHELIDILQQEIVMNSPRLEMLKDVFLPSWEQLRTILLACQEQQTIRFESLDVALNFIMGTLMYSLNNPFLNRSSLQSTPEQIAEHAVNFVLYGLQTKS, from the coding sequence TTGAACAATTGTTTTGAACGTTTGTTCAAAAAAGAGGTGAGTACAGTCGATCAGAAAGAGAACGTATCAAAAGAAAAAAATAAAGAGGTAAAGGATCAAATTTTACAGGCCGCGAAGTCGTTGTTTTCGTCCAGAGGCTATGATGGGACGACGGTGAGACAAATTTGTGATGAGGCAAATGTGTCACTTGCGCTTGTTTCCTATCATTTTGGTGGCAAAGAAAATGTATTTAATGCATTGTTTGAACCGCTACGCCACACCTTTATGAATGCCCATTATGATATCCATGATTCACTTGGTGCACTTCGTAGCTTTTGCCGAAACTTTGTGCTTTATCGCATTCATGAGCATGAATTAATTGATATTTTACAGCAAGAGATTGTTATGAATAGTCCTAGGTTAGAGATGCTTAAAGATGTTTTTTTACCTTCCTGGGAGCAACTTCGGACGATTTTATTAGCTTGTCAGGAGCAGCAGACCATTCGCTTTGAGTCGCTTGATGTTGCGCTGAACTTTATTATGGGGACGTTAATGTACTCCTTGAACAATCCATTTTTAAATCGTTCTTCCTTACAATCAACACCTGAACAAATTGCAGAACATGCAGTCAACTTTGTGTTATACGGTCTTCAAACTAAATCATAA